The following are from one region of the Dermacentor albipictus isolate Rhodes 1998 colony chromosome 5, USDA_Dalb.pri_finalv2, whole genome shotgun sequence genome:
- the LOC135906443 gene encoding solute carrier family 22 member 7-like has translation MALFFRRRLAALDLETSESFDCFDAIGHGVYQQRLLFLSFVSSFLVHINILSFYLISGDVDHWCRPPPDWTMSVAAWRNSAIPLEADGSPSRCSVYKNPADPNDTDVVACNHWDYDPKNEKKTIVSSWNLVCQRRSLIAVIQLVYLTGSVVLPSIAGYLADSVGRRPMLLMFTAALIVGTCGSCFADTYVLYVVIRFVISGCSGATALVSCMLAFEVTRHEFRTTYTVAVTLSAVLLSELWYYLVRQLSVDRFLLQAIFLAPTAVALSTFWFADESIRWLIFSRNMASAEAVMLAAAKMNNVPLPTTACLLNKLKAEALKSEEHLKTLPINGENSWANYIPTRALFMFLTYFSATFTYIVLLQSSLKTPDSWARWLSLPSHMLTTLLAYTLIGRVRPLELLIRSCGLLGGLVCLLSVTIGGPIAVLAQLFVIPAEALALAVNVLAGVCVCEVFPTPVRGTVMGWCFGIGRVGGVCATLASLMRNAGREDAALAIAACMMFLSLAALIHMPGKNTGPTINLRRVSAIGTQSLDHMKMTLEPLAYRKPDRRRASCDSRRSNISLSSRKPSDI, from the coding sequence ATGGCGCTTTTCTTTCGAAGACGCTTGGCTGCCCTCGACTTGGAGACGAGTGAATCCTTTGACTGCTTCGATGCGATCGGGCACGGCGTGTACCAGCAGCGCCTACTCTTTCTCAGTTTCGTCAGTTCATTCCTCGTGCACATCAACATACTGTCCTTCTATCTCATATCGGGAGACGTGGACCACTGGTGCCGGCCGCCGCCTGACTGGACTATGTCCGTCGCCGCCTGGAGGAACTCAGCCATCCCTCTGGAGGCGGACGGCAGTCCCAGCCGGTGCTCCGTCTACAAGAATCCGGCAGACCCGAACGACACCGACGTGGTAGCTTGCAATCATTGGGACTACGATCCGAAGAACGAGAAAAAGACCATCGTGAGCTCCTGGAACCTGGTATGCCAACGGCGGTCTCTGATCGCGGTCATACAGCTCGTTTACCTCACCGGTTCGGTCGTGCTGCCCAGTATTGCCGGCTACCTGGCGGACAGCGTCGGTCGCCGGCCCATGCTCCTGATGTTCACCGCCGCGCTCATTGTGGGGACGTGCGGCAGCTGCTTTGCCGACACGTACGTCTTGTACGTGGTGATCAGGTTCGTCATCTCCGGCTGTTCGGGTGCCACTGCCCTGGTGTCCTGCATGCTCGCGTTCGAGGTGACCAGACACGAGTTCCGAACGACGTACACTGTTGCGGTCACTCTTTCGGCCGTCTTGCTCTCTGAACTGTGGTACTACCTGGTCAGGCAACTCAGCGTCGATAGGTTCCTGCTCCAAGCGATCTTCTTGGCGCCCACAGCCGTTGCACTCAGCACGTTCTGGTTCGCCGACGAGTCTATACGATGGCTCATCTTTAGCAGAAACATGGCATCAGCGGAAGCGGTCATGCTGGCGGCCGCGAAGATGAACAACGTTCCGCTGCCCACTACGGCCTGTCTGCTAAACAAGCTGAAGGCGGAGGCGCTCAAAAGTGAGGAGCATCTCAAAACGTTGCCGATAAACGGCGAAAACTCATGGGCGAATTACATACCTACTCGAGCGCTCTTCATGTTCCTCACATATTTCTCCGCAACATTCACGTACATTGTGCTGCTCCAGTCGTCCTTGAAGACTCCCGACTCGTGGGCCCGTTGGCTGTCGCTACCCAGCCACATGCTGACGACTCTGCTCGCATACACACTCATAGGTCGGGTAAGGCCTCTGGAGCTGCTCATACGAAGCTGCGGTCTCCTCGGCGGCCTCGTCTGCCTACTCAGCGTGACCATCGGGGGCCCGATAGCGGTGCTCGCCCAGCTGTTCGTCATCCCAGCCGAGGCCTTGGCGCTGGCGGTCAATGTCTTGGCTGGTGTCTGCGTGTGCGAGGTGTTCCCGACTCCCGTACGTGGGACTGTAATGGGCTGGTGCTTCGGCATCGGCCGAGTGGGCGGCGTCTGCGCCACGTTGGCGTCGCTGATGAGGAACGCCGGTCGTGAGGACGCCGCGTTGGCCATCGCGGCTTGCATGATGTTCCTCTCGCTGGCGGCGCTCATCCACATGCCGGGAAAAAACACGGGCCCCACGATAAACCTACGGAGGGTCTCCGCCATTGGCACCCAGAGCCTGGATCACATGAAAATGACGCTCGAGCCCCTAGCTTACCGGAAGCCCGATAGGAGACGAGCCAGCTGTGACAGTAGGAGGTCCAACATTTCGCTCTCTTCTCGAAAGCCCAGTGACATTTAG
- the LOC135906409 gene encoding solute carrier family 22 member 13-like: MALFFRRRLAALDLETSESFDCFDAIGHGVYQQRLLFLSFVSSFLVHVNILSFYLISGDVDHWCRPPPDWTMSVAAWRNSAIPLEADGSPSRCSVYKNPADPNDTDVVDCNHWDYDPKNEKKTIVSSWNLVCHRRSLIAVIQLVYLTGSVVLPSVAGYLADSVGRRPMLLMFTAALIVGTCGSCFADTYVLYVVIRFVISGCSGAAALVSCMLAFEVTRHEYRTTYTVAVTLSAVLLSELWYDLCRQLSLDRFLLQAIFLAPTAVALSTFWFADESIRWLIFSRNMASAEAVMLAAAKMNNVPLPTTACLLNKLKAEALKSEEHLKTLPINGENSWANYIPTRALFMFLTYFSATFTYIVLLQSSLKTPDSWARWLSLPSHMLTTLLAYTLIGRVRPLELLIRSCSLLGGLVCLLSVTIGGPIAVLAQLFVIPAEALALAVNVLAGVCVCEVFPTPVRGTVMGWCFGIGRVGGVCATLASALRNAGREDAALAMAACMMFLSLAALIHMPGKNTGPTINLRRVSATGTQGLDHMKMTLEPLAYRKPDRRRASCASRRSNISLSPRKPSDI; the protein is encoded by the coding sequence ATGGCGCTTTTCTTTCGAAGACGCTTGGCTGCCCTCGACTTGGAGACGAGTGAATCCTTTGACTGCTTCGATGCGATCGGGCACGGCGTGTACCAGCAGCGCCTGCTCTTTCTCAGTTTCGTCAGTTCATTCCTCGTGCACGTCAACATACTGTCCTTCTATCTCATATCGGGAGACGTGGACCACTGGTGCCGGCCGCCGCCTGACTGGACTATGTCCGTCGCCGCCTGGAGGAACTCAGCCATCCCTCTGGAGGCGGACGGCAGTCCCAGCCGGTGCTCCGTCTACAAGAATCCGGCAGACCCGAACGACACCGACGTGGTAGATTGCAATCATTGGGACTACGATCCGAAGAACGAGAAAAAGACCATCGTGAGCTCCTGGAACCTGGTATGCCATCGGCGGTCTCTGATCGCGGTCATACAGCTCGTTTACCTCACCGGTTCCGTCGTGCTGCCCAGTGTTGCCGGCTACCTGGCGGACAGCGTCGGTCGCCGGCCCATGCTCCTGATGTTCACCGCCGCGCTCATTGTGGGGACGTGCGGCAGCTGCTTTGCCGACACGTACGTCTTGTACGTGGTGATCAGGTTCGTCATCTCCGGCTGTTCGGGCGCCGCTGCCCTGGTGTCCTGCATGCTCGCGTTCGAGGTGACCAGACACGAGTACCGAACGACGTACACTGTTGCGGTCACTCTTTCGGCCGTCTTGCTCTCTGAACTGTGGTACGACCTTTGCAGGCAACTCAGCCTCGATAGGTTCCTGCTCCAAGCGATCTTCTTGGCGCCCACAGCCGTTGCACTCAGCACGTTCTGGTTCGCCGACGAGTCTATACGATGGCTCATCTTTAGCAGAAACATGGCATCGGCGGAAGCGGTCATGCTGGCGGCCGCGAAGATGAACAACGTTCCGCTGCCCACTACGGCCTGTCTGCTAAACAAGCTGAAGGCGGAGGCGCTCAAAAGTGAGGAGCATCTCAAAACGTTGCCGATAAACGGCGAAAACTCATGGGCGAATTACATACCTACTCGAGCGCTCTTCATGTTCCTCACATATTTCTCCGCAACATTCACGTACATTGTGCTGCTCCAGTCGTCCTTGAAGACTCCCGACTCGTGGGCCCGTTGGCTGTCGCTACCCAGCCACATGCTGACGACTCTGCTCGCATACACACTCATAGGTCGGGTAAGGCCTCTGGAGCTGCTCATACGAAGCTGCAGTCTCCTCGGCGGCCTCGTCTGCCTACTCAGCGTGACCATCGGGGGCCCGATAGCGGTGCTCGCCCAGCTGTTCGTCATCCCAGCCGAGGCCTTGGCGCTGGCGGTCAATGTCTTGGctggtgtctgtgtgtgcgagGTGTTCCCGACTCCCGTACGTGGGACTGTAATGGGCTGGTGCTTCGGCATCGGCCGAGTGGGCGGCGTCTGCGCCACGTTGGCGTCGGCGCTGAGGAACGCCGGTCGCGAGGACGCCGCGTTGGCCATGGCGGCTTGCATGATGTTCCTCTCGCTGGCGGCGCTCATCCACATGCCGGGAAAAAACACAGGCCCCACGATCAACCTACGGAGGGTCTCCGCCACTGGCACCCAGGGCCTGGACCACATGAAAATGACGCTGGAGCCCCTAGCTTACCGGAAGCCCGATAGGAGACGAGCCAGCTGTGCCAGTAGGAGGTCCAACATTTCGCTCTCTCCTCGAAAGCCCAGTGACATTTAG